The window ggagagatagatataagagggggagggggagagagagagtgcaattCATCCAGGGAGACCGATTAAGCAACTTTGTTACCAGGCATAGCTTTGTCCACCCCGGCACAGCGCGCAATGAAAAGAGAACGGCATTTGGCAGTTATGGTTGATCAGCATTTCTTCTTTTTATCCCCTTTGGTGCATTAGTGAGGCAAATGTGTTCATAATTAACAGGCGTCGTAGAACATTAGTAAGTCGTACAATGGAGCATACGTTGTCATACCTAACAAGGAACGTTCATATTTACCCGTGAGTGAGGTAAGAATTTCTAAATATGATTGTAGATGTAACATCTATGTAGATGTTTGCATTGCATGCTGATGCTACGTTTGTGGCAATAGCATCATCTTTTTTCAAATAAGTGTATACATTGTTTTGATTGTGGGTTTTGAACATCAAGGCTATTTGGTTGCATATGACATGTTTTCCTTAttttcataataataataatatgataatTTAATAGTTAATGTTTTCACACTGGGCTGGAGTATGGACTATTGGTGTGCCCTTGTTCACTATATTAATTTACATGATATGGTACTGACTGGTGTTTGTGGAGTTTAATTAATGTCAAGGTTTTTCATTAAGAATCCTGTTCTTTTTCTCCTTCAGTTAGTTTTGGGTCATTCTGTGGCAACCAGAAGTTACCTTTGGTTAGGTGCATTTCCTAATTACAGTCTGTTTGAGGACTCATGAGTATGACGTTAAAGCATGTTTAGTCAGCTGACCTGTTTGTCTTCTTCTTCTAGATTACTTCGGCAGCACAACAGTGTGAGTTTAGCCGTCAACACAGGGATAATGCATCACTGGATTGCAATCCTGTTGTTGGTGACTACATCAGTGGGCATCGTTGAGATGTTTGACAATTATGGAGAGATATGTCGAAGATTGTGTGCCtgtgaggagaaagaggggatacTGACTGTGGGCTGTGAAAGTAGAGGAATAGTCGATCTCTCTGAAGTTAGCCCTGTGTACTTCACAACGTATAATTTACTGCTCACAGGGAACCTTTTGAAGAGGCTCTCCACCGATGACTTTGTTGAATACAATGGGCTTACAATATTGCATCTGGGCAACAATGACATATCCACAGTTGAATCAGGAGCTTTTAATGGACTTCAGGGATTAAAAAGATTACATCTCAACAATAACAAAATGGATGCCTTGACGGAAGATCTTTTCATCGGCCTTGAAAGTCTGGAATATCTTCAGCTAGACTACAATTCCATCGCCCATGTCGAGCCAAAAGCCTTCAGCAAACTGCATCGTCTGGAGGTCCTGATTTTAAATGACAACATCATTTCTACTCTTCCCACTGACATTTTCCAACATGTCCCTTTGACTCACCTTGACCTGAGGGGGAATCAACTGAAACTATTCCCTTATTCGGGTCTTTTGGAACACATGGACAGCATTATGGAATTACAACTAGAGGAGAACCCATGGAACTGCTCTTGTGAGCTGATTGCACTGAAGGCCTGGCTCGAGAGCATATCCTACACCGCTTTAGTGGGTGATGTGGTCTGTGAGTTTCCATTCCGGCTTCATGGGAGAGATCTTGATGAAGTCTCTAAACAGGAACTGTGCCCCAGGAGAGCTATTGCAGAGTATGAGATGCGTCCCCGGGCACATCAGACCACCAATGCATACTTTAGGACCACACCAGCCTCAGTCACAGCCTCATTCACATCCCGGTCAAGGCCCACCAAGGGACCTCGCCAGTCAGGCAAGTTAAAGTCAAAACCCACATCTCGCATCCCCTCCAATAAACCGCAAAACTATGGTCAAATAGTTTCATATCAAACCAAATCCCCAATGCCTTTGGACTGTCCTACTGCCTGTACTTGCAATCTCCAAATTTCAGACCTTGGTCTGAATGTTAACTGCCAAGAGAGAAAGATTGAGCGAATCTCTGACTTAAATCCCAAACCCTACAATCCCAAAAAGATGTATCTCACAGGGAATTTTATCCCCGTGGTGCGGAGATCAGATTTCGTTGAATTGATTGGATTAGATTTGCTTCACCTTGGCAACAATCGGATCGCTCACATCCATGACAGAGCCTTTGGGGATTTAACACACTTACGCAGGCTGTACTTGAATGGGAATTTGATAGACCGTCTCACAGTCGATATGTTCTTTGGATTAGAGAGTCTGCAGTTCCTATATTTAGAATACAATGTCATTAGAGAAATTGTTTCAGACACCTTTCAGCATGTCTCCAACCTTCAGCTGCTCTTCCTAAATAATAACCTCCTGAAGACCTTACCCCGGGGAATCTTTAATGGGTTGACATTGGCCAGACTAAATCTTCGTAATAATCACCTCCGCAGTCTGCCCGTCAGTGGCGTGTTGGGTCAACTGACATCACTGGTGCAGGTAGACTTGTTCGAGAACCCCTGGGATTGTGGCTGCTCCGTCATGAAGATGAAGATGTGGCTGGAACAGCTTAGCAGCGGCACGGTTGTGGACAATGTCATCTGTGGCTCCCCTAAGAAGCTGTTCGGGGAGGATATGCGATACATTAAGACAACTCATTTCTGCCTTAATAACTCTGATATCCTTGCGTCCATGATCCCACCTTCGGAAGAATCTGTTCCCGGGAGCACCATCACCATAGAAACATCATTAGATTACGACACACAGATCAACAGTGTTCCCCTGTCTGTTACGATCCTTGCCCTGCTCCTGATGTTCATCGTTTCGGTGTTTATCGCTGCGGGACTGTTTGCAGCCATGAAGAAGAGACGTCAAAAGACACTAAATGAGCAGAATAACTCCATGAACGCGTGCATTAGTTCGCTGAACATGGAGTACGGTCTTTACAAAAAGGGATCCGTTCCAAAAGTCAGAACGTCTGCAGGGCATGTGTATGAGTACATCCCCTCTCCCACTGAACAGACGTGCAAAAACACAGTCTGTAGCCCCACAGTGTATCGGCCAATGGAGAACAAGTCAGTGGATGGGTACAGAGACTTTGATCAGTTGAATGTGACGTTTCTGAATAACCACTCGGAAGAAGAGGCGGGTAGTAACGCAATAAGCGCTGAATACGGTGTTCGTACTCCACTCAACAAACACTCCCCTTTACAAGACGATGTCCTAGACCCAGACGAGCCGTCACCTTACAGCAATACTTTACCATGCAGGCATACTGCCCATTCATCAAATCAGTATAACTCAGACTTTAATGTCAGACATCAATACATGCACCCAGAAAGAATACAGCAGACAGTATTGTATTGCACAGCACCGAGTGCTGTTTATGTTGAACCTAACATAAGTGAGTACTGGGAACTGAAAGCCAAGCTTCATAGTGATCCCGACTACCTTGAAGTTCTTGAGAAACGTACCACGTTCACCCAGTTTTGAATGACTTGATTTTCTTCCTTGACTGGTTGAGTAATTGCTTGTTGCGTTGGGGCAAGCGGTGCTCATGTTGGAAAAATGTGTGGATCTATCTTTTGAAACTATACAGACATGCAGAGGCTTCCCTTAACAGCGTAAAGCAATAGGTATTCCGTTAACTTGTTTATTCTTGATCAATTACAGTCTCGCTTtgagaaactttttttttttaaagttatccGATCTCTGTGCCAACAACTATGTAAATATGCAGTTTTACGTATGCTTGTTGCAATTTTAAAAATGAGTCGCTCAACTGGCTTCTGtatgcatcatcatcatcagctatATGGCTAAACAATGTTTTTAAAAGATAAATGCATAATCTATACTTCATAAGAGATATTTGGGGTGGTACAGTTTATCATTTTCAATAATTGTCTATTTTTATACAAGTATTTGAGGATGTAATTCTTCTGTTTTTGTTTGAATGACTTTGCACTGATTGACAGGAACAGGTCAACAACGAATATGATGTCACTTTCTGATATATagtctgtaatatatatatattacatagactatgTGAATAACCATGGCCGTATAGCTGTATGTAAACATTTTGCAGGTATGTAACTACTGCATTGTGAAGAAGTTATAAGACATTTGCCATTATACCTGCAATATAGCCACTTCTTTTTCCAGTTTGGAGACAATCCTCAATTTccctattttaattttttttatctttAGAGATATGAAATAAGTATTCACAATAGGGGACAGTGAGGTAAGTTAAGCCATTTTTTACATTCATCATCactctaacaaagatatctataTATATTCAGGATATtttgtatccctggaaataataaaaattcatgtaaacattacagttttgaaagcATAGCTTGTACAAAAAAAAAGTGGTCTCTTAGCAAAACTTACCCCAAGTATGGGGAAAGTTCAGCCACGGGACAGGATAAATTAAGACGCCTACTGAATTAAATATTGCCACCACCTTTTTAAAGCCATGTCTGTCttcatttcccaaacacaattcaacacaatcacaattgctttttgttttttaattattttaagcttcttttaacacaggcttaacacctaaaaaaaaacactttgtaTTTGTTAAAACACTTTTAACATCGGGCAGCCCCTGCTGTTACTTCATGTCCCAGCAATAATGTCTTGCATTATGCCTAGGAAGAAAACACTTTaatttgctcaacttgccattggctcaacttaccccatggccattggctcaacttaccccatggccattggctcaacttacctcatggccattggctcaacttacctcatggccattggctcaacttaccccatggccattggctcaacttaccccatggccattggctcaacttaccccatggccattggctcaacttaccccatggccattggctcaacttaccccatggccattggctcaacttaccccatggccattggctcaacataccccatggccattggctcaacttaccccatggccattggctcaacttaccccatggccattggctcaacttaccccatggccattggctcaacttaccccatggccattggctcaacttaccccatggccattggctcaacttaccccatggccattggctcaacttaccccatggccattggctcaacataccccaaggcaaacattttgactatattagcccacacagctacaaggatgcacgtTCATGCTAGGTTTATTGTTGTTCACCACTTTTTCcaatgtggtttcttccttcagagactccatgaaatgatgacctcttcctaaatagtTGGTCAAATGATTCACTTTGTGTATTGTTTCCTACAAACAtgggtggctcaacttacccatttggctcaatttaccccactctcccctatcaTTGTCAACAAATAAACTGAAATTACATGTATCCCTCATATCGCTAGACATAGCTCTATTTAAAATGCATTCGGATGCAAAATAACTTTTGGTGAATGTCAAACATGTTTGATCacttaaatatatttttggggtattaCTGTAGAATCTAAATTTGAATTCATTGTTCAAATTTTTTTTAGTTAAGGTCCAAGCTagagttgcaaaattccagtaactttcccaAACATCCTGGTTGGAGTATTCCAGATTTCCTGCGTCTTCCTGGAATATTTTAGCcatgatttctggaaaacctgtgaATTTTGGGGAAAGTAACacaattttgcaaccctagacctctcatttgacattttagtcatttaacagacactcttatccacagcaactagggttaactgccttgctcaatggcacattGGCAGATTTTTTTCAGCTAGTCGACaaggggattcaaaccagcaacctttttggttactagtccaatgctcttaaccgctaggctacctgactgTGGTCTATTACGTTATGTCTATCCAAAGTGTTGAAAAATAATTGTGTAGAGATTAGTAAATGTAATGAAATTGAccattctcaaatcaaatcatctAACATGCTTTGTAAAACAGCAGCAGtcgtagactaacagtgaaatgcttacctacggGCCTTactcaacaatgcagagagaaacataatAGAAACATAATagcacaaggaataaatacagaTTGAGTAATGATACcttgtacactgagtatacaaaacatttaggaacaccttctctttccatgacagactgaccaggtgaaagctacgatcccttattgatgtcacttgttaaatccacttcaatcattgtagatgaaggggaggagacaggttaaagatggagacaattgagacatggattgtttatgagggtgaatggacaagacaaaatatataagtgcctttgaatggggtatggtagtatgtaccaggtgcaccggtttgagcgtGACAATAACTCAAACCTGAtggatttttcacgctcaaccgtTTCCCGTTTTTATGAGGAATGGTCCACATAactttttttaaactaggcaagtcagttaagaacaaattatcaTTTACGATGACCGCCTACCCCAGAaatcgctgggccaattgtgcaccaccctatgggactcccaatcatggccagatgtgattcagcgtggatttgaaccagggcctgtagtgttGCCGCttgcagggccttagaccgctgcgccactcgggaaccccaacttcacacaactgtgggaagcattggagtcaacatgggccagcatccctgtggaacgcttttcgacaccttgtagagtccatgcctcgacgaattaaggctgttctgagggcaaaagggagaggtgcaactcaatattaggaaggtgttcttaatgttttctatACTCAGTGTATAGACAGGGTATCAGTACCGACTCGACGGCAAGTGCCTCTGcacatctaacaagtaatatccaacagtttcacaacatatacacGTAAATCGAAGTAAGGATTAATAATATAAACATATAATCAGAGCAgcattggactaagatacagtacatacagctgaagtcgtaagtttacatacacctttaccaaatacatttaaactccgtttttcacaattcctgacatttaatccgagtaaaaatgccctgttttaggtcagttaggatcaccactttattttaagaatgtgaaatgtcagaataatagtagagaaaattatttctttcagcttttatttatttcatcacattcccagcgggtcagaagtttacatacactcaattagtatttgaattagtatttagtattgtccatttgaaagacccatttgtgaccaagctttaacttactgactgatgtcttgagatgttgcttcaatatagccacataattttcctccctcatgattccatctattttgtgaagtgcaccagtccctcctgcagcgaagtaccctgcagcaaagcatgatgctgccaccccagtctggcttttttatgtcggttttggagcagttgcttcttccatgctgagcggcctttcaggttatgtcgatataggacttgttttactgtggatacagatacttttgtacctgtttcctccttcatcttcacaaggtcctttgctgttgttctgggattgatttgcacttttctcaccaaagtacgataatctctaggagacagaacgcgtctccttcctgagtggtatgatggctacgtggtcccatggtgtttatacttgcgtactattctttgtacagatgagcgtggtaccttcccACATTTGGAAagtgctcccaaggatgaaccggacttgtggagatctacaatttttctgaggtcttggcagatttctttttattttcccatgatgtcaagcaaagaggcactgagtttgaaggtaggccttgaaatacatccacaggtacacctccaattgactcaaattatgtaaattagcctatcagaagcttctaaagccatgacatcattttctggaattttccaagctgtttaaagtcagtcaactcagtgtatgtaaacatctgacccactggaattgtgatacagtgaattataagtgaaataatctgtctgtaaacaattgttggaaaaataacttgtcatgcacaaagtagatgtcctaaccgacttgccaaaactatagtttgttaacaagaaatgtgtggaatggttgaaaaacaagttttaatgactccaacctaagtgtatgttaacttccgacttcaactgtagatatgagatgggtgatgcaatatttacattaagataccgtagaatagtatagagtacagtttaaacatatgagatgagtaatgcaagatatggaGACATTATTGAAGTGTTtagtgattcctaatctatgtctataggcagcagcctctgatgtgctttagatggctgtttaacattcAGTGTCGtggtatagaatacaatacagtgTATACAGATATGTACatatgggtaaagtgactaggtaacAGGGTAAATaatcagcagtagcagcagcgtatgagTCAAGAGTGAAAGGggttcaatgcagatagtcccGGGTAACCCGTTGAGTCCCGCTGTCGCGCCGGTGTGATTTAGGACTTCTAACCCCTTTTGAACATTGTGTGTTTGAGCTACAGAATTCTGGGTAGTATTTTTTCCTCTTCATGTTTCTGCATCCGTTCGGGGCTGAGCTAGAGCGGTTGTTGGTGAGACAAGGGCGAATCCCAAAAGATGTGTCCTTATCACTTGCACACGTAACATGTTTTGCTCAATGATGCTCACAAGCTACACGAGGTGTTAGAAGGTCAGGGgtttcttctacatagaagaccATAGGAAataccaggacatagtgtctatgaTACTGTAAGGGGTGTCTTCTACATAGAAGACCATAGGAAataccaggacatagtgtctatgaTACTGTAAGGGGTGTCTTCTACATAGAAGACCATAGGAAATCCCAGAACATAGTGTCTATAACACTGCAATGCAATAcaataaaactcatgaatgcagctgtttatgtcaaattgttttgtgttctacttgtagccctggttgtcctgaaaagaaaATGGTAAACCACTTCATTGTGAGACTAAATACTGTGcaagggctggacatgcagatatATGAAAGTCAGATAAATGAAAAACTGATTTGTCTGGGGTCTCAGGATTGATTGGGTTGACTATTTAGCAATATTATGGCtaagggggtagaagctgttcagagtcctgttggttccagacttggtgcatcggtaccgcttgccatgtggtagcagagagaacagtctatgacttgggtggcaatttttagggccttcctctgacaccgcctggtatagaggaccCTGATGGCATAGAGCtcagccgtacgcactaccctctgtagtgccttgccattGGATGTTAAGCAGTTGCTACACCAagcagtaatgcagccagtcaagatgctctcgatggtgcagctgtagaactttttggggATCTGGGAaacaatgccaaatcttttcagcctcctgagggggaagaggtgttgtcgtgccttcgtcacaactgtgttggtgtgcgtGGATAAttttaattccttagtgatgtggacaccgaggaccttgaagctctcgacctgctccactaccgccccattgatgtggatgggggcgtgtgTTCGCCTCTCCGTTTCCTCtaatccacgatcagctcctgtgtcttgctgacgttgagggagaggttgttgtcctggcaccgcaATGCCAggtctctcacttcctccctataggctgtctcattgtcatcagtgatcaggcctaccactgtcatgTCGACAGTCAACTTAATGaaggagtcgtgcgtggccaagcagtcgtgggtgaacagagagtacaggaggggactatgcACGCACCTCTGAGGAGCACCCGTGTTGAGTGTCAGCGTGACAGAtgggttgttacctaccctcaccacctgggggcgacctgtCAGGATGCCTAgaatccagttacagagggaggtgttcagggccctgagcttagtgatgagcttggagggtactagcattcttacttttattttcaaatgtaaccttcatttaactaggcaagtcagttaagaacaaaatcttatttacaatgacggcctccacCGGCATAAA of the Oncorhynchus clarkii lewisi isolate Uvic-CL-2024 chromosome 3, UVic_Ocla_1.0, whole genome shotgun sequence genome contains:
- the LOC139406181 gene encoding SLIT and NTRK-like protein 5 isoform X1 encodes the protein MEHTLSYLTRNVHIYPLLRQHNSVSLAVNTGIMHHWIAILLLVTTSVGIVEMFDNYGEICRRLCACEEKEGILTVGCESRGIVDLSEVSPVYFTTYNLLLTGNLLKRLSTDDFVEYNGLTILHLGNNDISTVESGAFNGLQGLKRLHLNNNKMDALTEDLFIGLESLEYLQLDYNSIAHVEPKAFSKLHRLEVLILNDNIISTLPTDIFQHVPLTHLDLRGNQLKLFPYSGLLEHMDSIMELQLEENPWNCSCELIALKAWLESISYTALVGDVVCEFPFRLHGRDLDEVSKQELCPRRAIAEYEMRPRAHQTTNAYFRTTPASVTASFTSRSRPTKGPRQSGKLKSKPTSRIPSNKPQNYGQIVSYQTKSPMPLDCPTACTCNLQISDLGLNVNCQERKIERISDLNPKPYNPKKMYLTGNFIPVVRRSDFVELIGLDLLHLGNNRIAHIHDRAFGDLTHLRRLYLNGNLIDRLTVDMFFGLESLQFLYLEYNVIREIVSDTFQHVSNLQLLFLNNNLLKTLPRGIFNGLTLARLNLRNNHLRSLPVSGVLGQLTSLVQVDLFENPWDCGCSVMKMKMWLEQLSSGTVVDNVICGSPKKLFGEDMRYIKTTHFCLNNSDILASMIPPSEESVPGSTITIETSLDYDTQINSVPLSVTILALLLMFIVSVFIAAGLFAAMKKRRQKTLNEQNNSMNACISSLNMEYGLYKKGSVPKVRTSAGHVYEYIPSPTEQTCKNTVCSPTVYRPMENKSVDGYRDFDQLNVTFLNNHSEEEAGSNAISAEYGVRTPLNKHSPLQDDVLDPDEPSPYSNTLPCRHTAHSSNQYNSDFNVRHQYMHPERIQQTVLYCTAPSAVYVEPNISEYWELKAKLHSDPDYLEVLEKRTTFTQF
- the LOC139406181 gene encoding SLIT and NTRK-like protein 5 isoform X2; the protein is MHHWIAILLLVTTSVGIVEMFDNYGEICRRLCACEEKEGILTVGCESRGIVDLSEVSPVYFTTYNLLLTGNLLKRLSTDDFVEYNGLTILHLGNNDISTVESGAFNGLQGLKRLHLNNNKMDALTEDLFIGLESLEYLQLDYNSIAHVEPKAFSKLHRLEVLILNDNIISTLPTDIFQHVPLTHLDLRGNQLKLFPYSGLLEHMDSIMELQLEENPWNCSCELIALKAWLESISYTALVGDVVCEFPFRLHGRDLDEVSKQELCPRRAIAEYEMRPRAHQTTNAYFRTTPASVTASFTSRSRPTKGPRQSGKLKSKPTSRIPSNKPQNYGQIVSYQTKSPMPLDCPTACTCNLQISDLGLNVNCQERKIERISDLNPKPYNPKKMYLTGNFIPVVRRSDFVELIGLDLLHLGNNRIAHIHDRAFGDLTHLRRLYLNGNLIDRLTVDMFFGLESLQFLYLEYNVIREIVSDTFQHVSNLQLLFLNNNLLKTLPRGIFNGLTLARLNLRNNHLRSLPVSGVLGQLTSLVQVDLFENPWDCGCSVMKMKMWLEQLSSGTVVDNVICGSPKKLFGEDMRYIKTTHFCLNNSDILASMIPPSEESVPGSTITIETSLDYDTQINSVPLSVTILALLLMFIVSVFIAAGLFAAMKKRRQKTLNEQNNSMNACISSLNMEYGLYKKGSVPKVRTSAGHVYEYIPSPTEQTCKNTVCSPTVYRPMENKSVDGYRDFDQLNVTFLNNHSEEEAGSNAISAEYGVRTPLNKHSPLQDDVLDPDEPSPYSNTLPCRHTAHSSNQYNSDFNVRHQYMHPERIQQTVLYCTAPSAVYVEPNISEYWELKAKLHSDPDYLEVLEKRTTFTQF